The following proteins are co-located in the Gloeomargarita sp. SRBZ-1_bins_9 genome:
- the asnS gene encoding asparagine--tRNA ligase: MVTATPIRQVLTQTPPQTSVLVQGWVRTRRDLKDLCFLELNDGSCLANLQVLVPKDSPVYSVAVGLHTGSAVAVQGLLVASPAKGQQVELQAETITVYGDADPETYPLQKKRHSFEFLRTIAHLRPRTNTFGAIARIRNHCAMAVHRFFQERGFVWVHTPILTASDCEGAGELFTVTSLPLHQLPRNDQGEIDFGQDFFGRRAYLTVSGQLEAEIMATALTKVYTFGPTFRAENSNTSRHLAEFWMIEPEVAFCDLAGDMDLAEAFLQYVFRYVLEQDLPDLEFFQQRIEPTVLTVAEQMAEQPFERLSYTEAIHHLQKSGKNFTYPVAWGLDLQSEHERYLAEELCKKPVIVYDYPKEIKAFYMRLNDDEKTVAAMDVLVPRVGELIGGSQREERYDVLCQRMETLGLDLANYWWYLDLRRYGTVPHAGFGLGFERLIQFMTGMGNIRDVIPFPRTPDGIDF, from the coding sequence ATGGTGACGGCCACGCCCATCCGCCAGGTGTTGACCCAAACGCCGCCCCAGACGTCGGTGCTGGTCCAGGGGTGGGTGCGCACGCGCCGGGACCTGAAGGACCTATGTTTCCTGGAACTGAACGACGGCAGTTGCTTGGCCAATTTGCAGGTGCTGGTGCCCAAGGACTCGCCGGTGTACTCGGTGGCGGTGGGGTTGCATACGGGGTCAGCGGTGGCGGTGCAGGGGTTGCTGGTGGCTTCGCCGGCCAAGGGACAGCAGGTGGAGTTGCAGGCGGAAACCATCACGGTCTATGGGGACGCGGACCCGGAGACCTACCCCCTGCAAAAGAAACGTCATTCCTTTGAGTTCCTGCGCACGATTGCCCACCTGCGCCCCCGCACCAACACCTTTGGGGCCATTGCCCGGATTCGCAACCACTGTGCCATGGCGGTGCACCGTTTTTTCCAGGAGCGGGGGTTTGTCTGGGTGCATACGCCCATCCTGACAGCGAGCGATTGTGAGGGGGCCGGTGAACTGTTTACGGTGACCAGCTTGCCTTTGCACCAGTTGCCCCGCAACGACCAGGGGGAGATTGATTTTGGCCAGGATTTTTTTGGGCGGCGGGCCTATTTGACGGTAAGTGGGCAATTGGAGGCAGAGATCATGGCGACGGCCCTTACCAAGGTCTATACCTTTGGCCCCACGTTTCGGGCGGAAAACTCCAACACCTCCCGCCATCTGGCCGAGTTCTGGATGATTGAGCCGGAGGTGGCTTTTTGTGACCTGGCAGGGGATATGGATTTGGCGGAGGCCTTTTTGCAATATGTGTTTCGCTATGTGCTTGAGCAGGATTTACCGGATTTGGAATTTTTCCAGCAGCGCATTGAGCCAACGGTTTTAACAGTGGCCGAGCAGATGGCGGAACAGCCCTTTGAACGCCTAAGTTACACGGAAGCTATCCACCATCTGCAAAAGTCGGGCAAGAACTTCACCTATCCGGTTGCATGGGGATTGGATTTGCAGTCAGAGCACGAGCGCTATTTGGCGGAGGAACTGTGTAAAAAACCGGTGATCGTGTACGACTATCCCAAGGAGATCAAAGCTTTTTACATGCGCTTGAATGATGACGAAAAAACGGTGGCGGCGATGGATGTGCTGGTGCCGCGGGTGGGGGAATTGATTGGGGGTTCCCAGCGGGAGGAGCGCTACGACGTGTTGTGCCAGCGCATGGAAACCCTGGGGCTGGACCTGGCCAATTACTGGTGGTATTTGGATTTGCGGCGCTATGGCACGGTGCCCCATGCGGGGTTTGGGTTGGGGTTTGAGCGGCTGATTCAGTTTATGACGGGGATGGGCAATATCCGGGATGTGATTCCTTTTCCCCGCACCCCTGATGGGATTGATTTCTAG
- the dacB gene encoding D-alanyl-D-alanine carboxypeptidase/D-alanyl-D-alanine-endopeptidase, whose protein sequence is MVLLAQAPTAVQLCYSPLAQQLDQMRQQPAYQRAHWGILVQTQENPPRTLYEHQSRQFFTPASTTKLLTTAAALVELGPEHRLRTSFYRQGRRLHLVGQGDPTLTTAKLQQLVQQIPPPQRQNLDMVVIHTGFFRGPTFNDQWEWQDLVNTDIVPINSLILNRNEARFWLVAQGAGQPAQLVWADPLVRQHWQVVNRTRSTNQPLQPIHLWIPPGLPQLHIRGDVASRSPTFTVPILDTDRYLVQTLTHLFPTQKIVLAPPPLPAQVGEAVATLTSPPLAQLLIPINRSSDNLYAEALLRHVGALRQPDLPSDLAGIQTVQKVLRRLGVDVSGIRQADGSGLSRHNRITPLALVQTLQAMAASPVYRDSLAAPGLPGTLRWRYPQSDLNLQAKTGTLTGVAALAGYLQPRRGPGLVFAILVNQSEQPASVLRQGIDQMVLALSNWAETTSPDAWLSCPPPSAN, encoded by the coding sequence GTGGTGTTACTGGCCCAAGCCCCGACAGCAGTGCAACTGTGCTATAGCCCTTTGGCCCAACAGCTGGACCAGATGCGCCAGCAACCGGCCTATCAGCGGGCCCACTGGGGGATTTTGGTGCAAACCCAGGAGAACCCACCCCGCACTCTATATGAGCATCAGAGCCGGCAATTTTTTACACCCGCTTCGACCACCAAACTGCTGACCACTGCCGCTGCCCTGGTGGAACTGGGACCTGAGCACCGCCTACGGACGAGCTTTTACCGGCAAGGACGACGCCTGCATTTAGTCGGCCAGGGTGACCCCACCCTCACCACCGCCAAACTGCAACAACTGGTGCAGCAAATTCCCCCCCCGCAACGGCAGAACCTGGATATGGTGGTCATCCATACGGGCTTTTTTCGGGGACCCACCTTCAACGACCAGTGGGAATGGCAAGACCTGGTCAACACCGACATCGTGCCCATTAACAGCCTGATTCTCAACCGCAACGAAGCCCGTTTTTGGTTGGTGGCGCAAGGGGCAGGCCAACCGGCGCAACTGGTGTGGGCCGATCCTTTAGTTCGGCAGCACTGGCAGGTGGTCAACCGCACCCGCAGCACCAACCAACCGCTGCAACCCATTCACCTGTGGATACCGCCGGGTTTGCCGCAATTGCATATCCGGGGGGATGTGGCCAGTCGGTCGCCGACTTTCACTGTACCCATCCTCGATACGGACCGGTATCTGGTGCAGACCCTGACTCACCTGTTTCCCACCCAAAAAATTGTCCTTGCCCCACCGCCCCTGCCAGCCCAGGTGGGGGAAGCGGTTGCCACCCTGACCTCTCCCCCCTTGGCCCAGTTGCTCATCCCCATCAACCGCAGCAGCGATAATTTGTACGCGGAAGCGCTGTTGCGTCATGTGGGCGCCCTGCGGCAACCGGACCTCCCCAGCGACCTGGCCGGGATACAGACGGTGCAAAAGGTGCTCAGACGGCTGGGCGTGGATGTTAGCGGCATTCGGCAAGCCGATGGTTCCGGTTTATCCCGCCACAACCGCATCACTCCCCTGGCGCTGGTGCAAACGTTACAGGCGATGGCCGCTTCCCCAGTGTACCGCGATTCCCTCGCTGCGCCGGGCCTTCCCGGAACCCTGCGTTGGCGTTATCCCCAGAGCGACCTCAACCTCCAGGCCAAGACCGGCACTTTAACGGGGGTGGCGGCCCTCGCTGGTTATCTGCAACCCCGCCGCGGTCCCGGTCTAGTCTTTGCCATCCTGGTCAACCAATCCGAACAGCCGGCCAGCGTTCTCCGGCAAGGGATTGACCAGATGGTCCTGGCGCTGTCCAACTGGGCGGAAACCACCTCCCCAGATGCCTGGCTGTCCTGCCCACCGCCCTCGGCCAACTAG
- a CDS encoding M20 family metallopeptidase, with amino-acid sequence MSIPSAKSVLEGIWASARAVYPRLVEIRRHIHSFPELSGQEWQTSAYVAGVLSSCGLTVREAVGKTGVLADWGTADTPLLAVRADLDALPIQEQTELEYRSRVAGVMHACGHDVHTAVALGTAMVLSRLEVPLPGRVRFLFQPAEETAQGARWMIQDGALTDVTAILGLHVWPSLPGGVVGVRYGALTAAADELDLTILGESGHGARPHEAIDAVWIAAQVITQLQQAISRTQNPLRPVVLTIGKVLGGRAPNVIADQVRLWGTVRSLHPETREQLPQWIENIVRQTCETYRARYVLNYKAGVPGVYNDPALTQLVEQAARGALGAERVQILNEPSLGAEDFALYLEKVPGTMFRLGTAIAGQPYYSLHHPKFAVDEQAILTGVVTMAWAVWQFWQQSMAQSW; translated from the coding sequence GTGTCTATCCCGTCGGCTAAGTCGGTTCTAGAAGGGATTTGGGCCAGTGCCCGGGCGGTCTATCCCCGGTTGGTAGAAATCCGGCGCCACATCCACAGCTTCCCGGAATTGAGTGGTCAGGAGTGGCAGACATCAGCTTATGTCGCGGGGGTGCTGTCATCCTGCGGGCTGACGGTGCGGGAGGCGGTGGGCAAAACGGGGGTGCTGGCGGATTGGGGGACGGCGGACACGCCCCTGCTGGCGGTACGGGCGGATTTGGATGCGCTGCCGATCCAGGAGCAAACGGAGCTGGAGTACCGCTCGCGGGTGGCGGGGGTGATGCACGCCTGCGGCCATGATGTCCATACGGCGGTGGCCCTGGGGACGGCGATGGTGCTGTCGCGCCTGGAGGTGCCCCTGCCGGGACGGGTACGGTTTTTGTTTCAACCGGCGGAGGAGACGGCCCAGGGGGCGCGCTGGATGATCCAGGATGGGGCGCTGACAGATGTGACGGCGATCCTGGGGTTGCATGTCTGGCCAAGCCTGCCGGGGGGGGTCGTCGGGGTGCGCTACGGGGCGTTGACGGCGGCGGCGGATGAGCTGGACTTGACCATCCTGGGGGAGTCGGGGCATGGGGCGCGACCCCACGAGGCCATTGATGCGGTTTGGATTGCAGCGCAGGTGATTACCCAGTTGCAGCAGGCGATTAGTCGCACCCAGAATCCTCTGCGACCGGTGGTGCTGACCATTGGCAAGGTGCTGGGGGGGCGGGCGCCCAACGTGATTGCCGACCAGGTACGCCTGTGGGGGACGGTGCGCTCCTTGCATCCGGAGACCCGGGAGCAGTTGCCCCAGTGGATCGAAAACATCGTGCGCCAGACCTGTGAGACCTACCGGGCGCGTTATGTCCTGAATTACAAAGCGGGGGTACCGGGGGTCTATAACGACCCGGCGTTGACCCAGTTGGTGGAACAGGCGGCCCGCGGTGCCCTGGGTGCCGAACGGGTGCAGATTCTCAACGAGCCGTCCTTGGGGGCGGAGGATTTTGCCCTGTACCTGGAAAAGGTGCCGGGGACCATGTTTCGCCTGGGGACGGCTATAGCAGGCCAGCCCTACTACAGTCTGCATCACCCCAAATTCGCTGTGGATGAGCAGGCCATTTTGACGGGGGTGGTCACCATGGCCTGGGCGGTGTGGCAGTTCTGGCAGCAATCTATGGCACAATCGTGGTGA
- a CDS encoding DNA gyrase subunit A — translation MTRDRIVPTALEGELRRSYLAYALSVLVGRALPDGRDGLKPVQRRILYALWQMGLTAQRPHRKSARIVGEVLGKYHPHGDQAVYGALVRLAQDFHCRYPLIDGQGNFGSLDNDPAAAMRYTEARLSAFAEQVLFRDLHPATVDFRENFDGSETEPQVLPAQLPLLLLNGCSGIAVGMATQIPPHHAGEVIEALLQLIDYPHLSDERLYYCIPAPDFPTGGEVVDPQAIRRVYRTGKGAITLRGTWRRETQGRGKRARETLVITALPYGVAKADWIQRTAELLHQGRLEGIADLRDESDREGLRIVLTVKPGYDPEQVVQQLYAQTPLQTQFHASFLALLDGRPQQCSLRRWLQQFLQFREQTLQRLYRYQHQQVSHDIQRLTALQRAMTHLAVVFQVLQDAPNLDQARQQLMQQLGLTADQAEMILSTPLKHLTRLEAQALETQLRQLQQEQQRLAHLQQDRQARLQELKRQLRQLQRQWGREPRRTRIVVPETPPPEPLTLRLRASGRWQRLDEGSARQLSLDLSATTDDPLLWQGTLHPQQRLLLFGRSGGVQVFTVQDFVGGEPGQDWRAEVDWDGGLPPLLISPETAAVWLVSRGGYGTVMATGDLWQGTWGFPADDALLAVGIWQEQQTLWLVSNQGRFWSCPLPRRSHGRRLVRLTPNEMLVGAVPADSSGPIHIVTASGVLQPLHPQPPPPSTDPWVSLVQGSDPFYGYTDRHRWVRLDTQPLVGETLLRVVPRAGA, via the coding sequence ATGACCCGGGACCGGATTGTGCCGACAGCGCTCGAGGGGGAATTGCGCCGGTCATATTTAGCCTATGCCCTGAGTGTACTGGTGGGGCGGGCCTTGCCGGACGGTCGGGACGGTCTCAAACCCGTGCAGCGGCGGATTTTATATGCCCTGTGGCAGATGGGGTTAACCGCACAGCGCCCCCACCGCAAAAGCGCCCGGATTGTCGGGGAAGTCCTGGGGAAGTACCATCCCCATGGCGACCAGGCGGTGTACGGCGCCTTAGTGCGTTTGGCCCAGGACTTTCACTGCCGCTATCCCCTGATTGACGGTCAGGGCAATTTCGGTTCGTTGGACAACGACCCGGCTGCTGCCATGCGCTACACCGAAGCCCGGCTCTCGGCCTTTGCCGAACAAGTGCTCTTTCGCGACCTACACCCGGCAACCGTGGACTTTCGGGAGAACTTTGACGGTAGCGAAACCGAACCCCAGGTGTTACCGGCCCAATTGCCCTTGCTGTTGCTCAACGGCTGTAGCGGCATTGCCGTAGGGATGGCCACCCAGATACCTCCCCACCACGCCGGCGAGGTGATTGAGGCCCTGCTGCAACTGATTGACTATCCCCACTTAAGCGACGAGCGGTTGTATTACTGTATTCCGGCCCCCGATTTCCCCACCGGCGGCGAAGTAGTTGACCCGCAAGCCATCCGTCGCGTCTATCGCACAGGCAAAGGGGCCATCACCCTGCGGGGCACCTGGCGGCGGGAAACCCAAGGGCGGGGCAAGCGGGCCAGGGAAACCCTTGTCATCACCGCATTGCCCTACGGCGTGGCCAAGGCGGACTGGATCCAGCGCACGGCCGAGTTACTGCACCAGGGGCGCCTAGAGGGGATTGCCGACCTGCGGGATGAAAGCGACCGGGAGGGCCTGCGCATCGTCCTTACGGTCAAACCCGGCTACGACCCCGAGCAGGTGGTCCAGCAGTTGTACGCCCAAACGCCCCTGCAGACCCAATTCCACGCCAGTTTTCTGGCGCTTCTGGACGGGCGACCCCAGCAGTGCTCCCTGCGGCGCTGGTTGCAGCAGTTTTTGCAGTTTCGGGAACAGACCCTGCAGCGGCTGTACCGCTACCAACACCAGCAGGTCAGCCACGACATTCAACGGCTCACAGCCCTGCAGCGGGCCATGACCCATCTGGCGGTGGTGTTTCAGGTCTTGCAGGATGCCCCCAACCTGGACCAGGCCCGGCAGCAGTTGATGCAACAGTTGGGATTGACGGCTGACCAGGCAGAAATGATACTTTCTACCCCCTTGAAACATCTGACTCGTTTAGAAGCGCAAGCCCTAGAAACCCAACTGCGCCAGCTTCAGCAGGAGCAACAGCGTTTAGCCCATCTCCAACAGGACCGCCAGGCCCGATTGCAGGAACTGAAACGCCAACTGCGTCAGTTACAGCGGCAATGGGGCCGAGAACCCCGGCGCACCCGCATCGTGGTCCCGGAGACGCCTCCGCCAGAACCCCTTACACTCCGATTGCGAGCCAGTGGCCGGTGGCAACGGCTGGATGAGGGCAGCGCACGCCAGTTATCGCTGGATTTATCGGCTACCACCGACGACCCCCTCCTGTGGCAGGGCACCTTGCACCCCCAGCAGCGGCTTCTGTTGTTTGGGCGAAGCGGAGGCGTGCAGGTGTTTACCGTACAGGACTTCGTCGGGGGCGAACCCGGGCAAGACTGGCGGGCGGAGGTGGACTGGGATGGGGGACTACCGCCGCTGCTCATTTCTCCAGAAACGGCAGCGGTGTGGTTGGTCAGTCGGGGGGGCTATGGCACGGTTATGGCGACGGGCGACTTGTGGCAAGGCACATGGGGATTTCCCGCTGATGACGCCCTATTAGCTGTGGGGATATGGCAAGAGCAACAAACCCTCTGGTTGGTCAGCAACCAGGGACGCTTCTGGTCCTGCCCACTTCCCCGGCGCAGCCACGGCAGACGTCTGGTGCGCCTGACCCCAAATGAAATGTTGGTGGGCGCTGTGCCAGCAGATAGCTCAGGCCCCATACACATCGTGACAGCCAGTGGCGTACTCCAGCCCTTGCACCCCCAGCCCCCCCCACCGAGCACTGACCCCTGGGTGAGTCTAGTTCAAGGCAGCGACCCCTTTTACGGCTATACCGACCGCCACCGTTGGGTGCGACTCGACACGCAACCCCTGGTCGGCGAAACCCTGTTGCGGGTGGTCCCTAGGGCTGGCGCGTGA
- a CDS encoding DUF3060 domain-containing protein has product MQKYGFLGGVVLVAIAFVAPGYSQPAPITISGFGGNATHDCGNGRNVTIDAANTTVTLRGMCKQVEITGAGNTVNLNQVERIVVTGTMNRVTYRNGVNNRPPVISNTGFNNQVTRQP; this is encoded by the coding sequence ATGCAGAAGTATGGTTTTCTTGGGGGGGTGGTGCTGGTGGCTATTGCTTTTGTGGCACCGGGGTATAGTCAGCCGGCGCCCATCACCATTTCTGGATTTGGGGGGAATGCCACCCATGATTGTGGCAACGGTCGCAATGTGACCATTGACGCGGCCAACACCACCGTCACGCTGCGGGGGATGTGCAAGCAGGTGGAAATTACCGGTGCAGGCAACACGGTTAACCTCAACCAGGTGGAGCGGATTGTGGTGACGGGGACGATGAACCGGGTGACCTACCGCAACGGCGTCAATAACCGCCCGCCGGTGATCAGCAACACGGGTTTCAACAACCAGGTCACGCGCCAGCCCTAG
- a CDS encoding trypsin-like peptidase domain-containing protein has protein sequence MPLLTLTLTTTPPLLGITPGAAQSRFPTEEQVSIDVYRRASPAVVTIRAGNGNGSGTIISPEGLVLTGEHVVRGFRTVQVITSTGARYRGWVIATDRQRDLALVRLEGVQGRLPTVPLANADGIQVGQRVFAIGSPFGLSGTLTTGILSRIAPNGDLQTDAAINPGNSGGPLLNSRGELIGVNRAILNPAGIGANIGIGFATSILNARDFIAQNRNNPIPPVAAQPAPQTPTPGFRLGIAVDPETLVIQEVEPNSPAAWIGLRPGDRILALNGRPLENPEELRAFLQRRPRAMWLTVARQGRIANVVVQF, from the coding sequence ATGCCACTTCTGACGCTCACCCTGACCACGACGCCACCCCTGCTCGGAATAACCCCTGGTGCTGCCCAATCCCGTTTTCCTACGGAAGAGCAGGTCAGTATTGATGTCTATCGCAGGGCCAGTCCGGCGGTGGTGACCATTCGCGCGGGCAACGGCAATGGTTCGGGCACCATCATCAGCCCCGAAGGTCTAGTGCTCACGGGTGAACATGTGGTGCGGGGCTTTCGCACGGTACAGGTGATCACCAGTACGGGGGCGCGCTACCGGGGTTGGGTGATTGCCACGGACCGGCAACGAGATTTGGCGCTGGTGCGGTTAGAGGGGGTGCAAGGACGACTGCCTACGGTGCCCCTGGCCAATGCGGATGGGATTCAGGTGGGGCAGCGGGTATTTGCCATCGGTAGCCCCTTTGGGTTGTCGGGCACCTTGACGACGGGGATTCTCAGTCGGATTGCCCCCAACGGCGACCTGCAAACGGATGCGGCCATTAATCCGGGCAACTCCGGTGGGCCATTGCTCAACTCCCGGGGGGAACTGATTGGGGTGAATCGCGCCATTTTGAACCCGGCGGGCATCGGGGCGAATATCGGTATTGGGTTTGCCACCAGCATCCTGAACGCGCGGGACTTTATCGCCCAGAACCGCAACAACCCCATTCCCCCCGTGGCGGCGCAACCGGCACCCCAGACCCCAACGCCGGGATTTCGTCTCGGGATTGCCGTGGACCCGGAAACCTTGGTGATTCAGGAGGTGGAACCCAATTCGCCGGCGGCTTGGATCGGGTTGCGACCGGGGGACCGTATCCTGGCCCTCAACGGTCGGCCTTTGGAGAACCCGGAGGAGTTGCGAGCCTTTTTGCAGCGGCGACCCCGGGCGATGTGGTTAACGGTGGCGCGCCAGGGCCGGATTGCCAACGTGGTGGTCCAGTTCTAG
- a CDS encoding acetyl-CoA carboxylase carboxyltransferase subunit alpha, which produces MSERKPVILDFERPLVEMEQRIRQIEQMAQESGVDVSDRVAQLVNNYRQLRQEIFSRLTPEQRVKVARHPRRPTTLDYIQAITDEWLELHGDRCGSDDPALVGGIGRIDGQPVMILGHQKGRDTKENVARNFGMASPGGYRKALRLMQHAHRFGLPIITLIDTPGAYPGVEAERLGQGEAIAVNLQVMFTLEVPIICVVIGEGGSGGALAIGVGDRILMFEHAIYSVISPEGCAAILWKDSSQAAKAAQALKLTAQDLLALGVIDQILPEPLGAAHADPVQAAETLKRALLDNLAYLRELDGPTLCRQRYDKFRRMGVVIDGG; this is translated from the coding sequence ATGTCGGAACGGAAACCGGTGATCTTGGACTTTGAGCGGCCCCTGGTGGAAATGGAACAGCGCATTCGCCAGATCGAACAAATGGCTCAAGAAAGTGGGGTGGATGTTTCTGACCGGGTGGCCCAATTGGTGAATAACTACCGCCAGCTGCGCCAGGAAATTTTTAGTCGCCTAACGCCGGAGCAACGGGTGAAGGTGGCACGCCATCCCCGCCGACCCACGACCCTGGACTATATCCAGGCCATTACCGATGAGTGGCTCGAGTTGCACGGGGACCGCTGTGGCAGTGATGATCCGGCTCTGGTGGGGGGAATCGGTCGCATTGACGGGCAGCCGGTGATGATCCTGGGGCACCAAAAAGGGCGGGATACGAAGGAAAATGTGGCCCGCAATTTCGGCATGGCGTCGCCGGGGGGATACCGCAAGGCGCTGCGGCTGATGCAACATGCCCACCGTTTTGGCCTGCCCATCATCACCCTGATCGATACGCCGGGGGCTTATCCGGGGGTGGAGGCGGAACGCCTGGGCCAGGGGGAAGCGATCGCTGTGAATTTGCAGGTGATGTTTACGTTGGAGGTGCCGATTATTTGTGTGGTGATCGGCGAAGGGGGGTCTGGGGGGGCTTTGGCCATTGGCGTGGGAGACCGGATTTTGATGTTTGAACATGCGATCTATTCGGTGATTTCGCCAGAGGGGTGCGCGGCGATCCTCTGGAAAGACAGTTCCCAGGCAGCCAAAGCGGCCCAAGCCCTAAAACTCACGGCCCAGGACCTGCTGGCGTTGGGGGTGATTGACCAAATTCTGCCGGAACCCTTGGGGGCGGCCCACGCGGACCCGGTGCAAGCGGCGGAAACCTTGAAGCGGGCGTTGCTGGATAATCTCGCTTACCTGCGGGAGTTGGATGGGCCGACTTTGTGTCGCCAGCGCTACGACAAGTTCCGGCGCATGGGGGTGGTGATCGATGGCGGCTAA
- a CDS encoding 2Fe-2S iron-sulfur cluster-binding protein, translated as MGWRVHLEPIGVTVQLEHGQSLIEALVEQGLHVLQECGRRGMCATCHVYIERGMDRLSPKNRREERTLAMVTTAQPHSRLACQTKVLGDDIVVRVPPGMYLDVMEDIEALIGRRTEQDLVHPLTGEVLVETGKLITRSIVDQLRTTRIQVSEYLQRTREAGFLSD; from the coding sequence ATGGGCTGGCGGGTGCATTTGGAGCCGATTGGGGTCACGGTTCAGCTCGAGCATGGGCAATCCCTGATTGAGGCTCTGGTGGAGCAGGGGTTACACGTGCTCCAGGAGTGTGGTCGCCGGGGGATGTGCGCCACCTGTCATGTGTACATCGAACGGGGGATGGACCGGTTGAGTCCCAAAAACCGGCGGGAGGAGCGCACCCTGGCCATGGTGACCACCGCCCAACCCCACTCCCGCTTGGCCTGCCAAACCAAGGTTCTAGGGGATGACATTGTCGTGCGGGTGCCGCCGGGGATGTATCTGGATGTGATGGAAGACATCGAAGCTCTGATTGGCCGACGCACGGAACAGGACCTGGTGCATCCCCTGACCGGCGAAGTGCTGGTGGAGACCGGCAAGCTGATTACCCGTTCCATCGTGGACCAACTGCGCACCACCCGTATCCAGGTCAGCGAGTATCTCCAACGGACGCGGGAAGCAGGTTTTCTATCGGACTGA
- a CDS encoding tetratricopeptide repeat protein, whose product MLGSPLALAQPNHLEAQRKFQQATRSLGRHENVKAVQEFQEALRLNPQMAGAWRGLGVALGRLGRWTEAAQVQARATALQPQYAPGWVLRGWAEHRSGNHLVAVQWLRQALRLDPKNLEAHNALGVVYLFLNRPHQAEASTRAVLRLDPRNGTAWYNLGLSLDRQGRYQEAIAAQTQAQKWEPHNPHPLLAQAVSYLAQNQIPQARAVFQRAMALDPWYGQAAGMDDLARAGFSPTQIARLKKILDYP is encoded by the coding sequence ATGTTGGGGTCACCCCTGGCCCTGGCCCAACCTAATCATCTTGAAGCCCAGCGCAAATTCCAGCAGGCCACCCGCTCCCTGGGGCGCCATGAAAATGTCAAGGCCGTTCAGGAGTTCCAAGAGGCGCTCCGGCTCAATCCGCAGATGGCAGGGGCCTGGCGGGGGTTGGGGGTGGCCTTAGGACGGTTGGGGCGCTGGACCGAAGCTGCACAGGTGCAAGCCCGGGCCACCGCTTTACAACCCCAGTATGCGCCGGGGTGGGTTTTGCGGGGTTGGGCGGAACATCGCAGCGGCAATCACTTGGTGGCAGTGCAGTGGCTCCGGCAGGCTTTACGTCTCGACCCCAAAAACCTGGAAGCCCACAACGCCTTGGGAGTGGTGTATCTGTTCCTCAACCGGCCCCACCAGGCTGAAGCCAGCACCCGCGCCGTCCTCCGACTGGACCCCCGCAACGGCACCGCCTGGTACAACTTGGGTTTGAGCCTAGACCGGCAGGGACGCTACCAGGAAGCCATCGCCGCCCAGACCCAAGCCCAAAAGTGGGAACCTCACAATCCCCACCCTCTCCTGGCTCAGGCCGTGAGTTATCTGGCGCAGAACCAAATTCCCCAGGCGCGCGCCGTATTCCAACGGGCCATGGCCCTTGACCCCTGGTATGGCCAGGCGGCGGGGATGGACGACTTGGCGCGGGCCGGTTTTAGCCCCACCCAAATCGCCCGGTTGAAAAAAATCCTAGATTATCCGTGA
- the rpmA gene encoding 50S ribosomal protein L27: MAHKKGSGSTRNGRDSNAQRLGVKRFGGEFVRAGNILVRQRGTTFHPGLNVGVGKDYTLFALIDGVVRFERRGKHRQKVSVYPVG, translated from the coding sequence ATGGCCCATAAAAAAGGGAGTGGTAGTACCCGCAACGGACGGGATTCCAATGCCCAGCGCTTGGGGGTCAAGCGTTTCGGGGGTGAGTTCGTACGCGCCGGCAATATCCTGGTGCGGCAACGGGGGACGACGTTTCATCCGGGGTTGAACGTGGGGGTGGGCAAGGACTACACCCTGTTTGCCTTGATTGATGGGGTGGTGCGCTTTGAACGGCGGGGGAAGCATCGGCAGAAGGTGAGTGTCTATCCCGTCGGCTAA
- the rplU gene encoding 50S ribosomal protein L21, producing MDSNYAIVAVGGKQFWMEPGRFYDVNSLGLPKDAPVTLEEVLLVHCGGEVQIGQPTVPQARVEARVLEARRGPKLIVYKMRPKKKTRKKTGHRQELTRILVEKIVVGDREFGVPSQEKETVATAA from the coding sequence ATGGACAGCAACTACGCGATTGTGGCGGTTGGGGGTAAGCAGTTTTGGATGGAGCCGGGCCGGTTCTATGACGTGAATTCCTTGGGTTTGCCAAAGGACGCCCCTGTGACGTTGGAGGAGGTGTTGCTGGTCCACTGTGGGGGGGAGGTGCAAATCGGCCAGCCGACGGTGCCCCAGGCGCGGGTAGAGGCTCGGGTGTTGGAGGCGCGACGGGGTCCCAAGCTCATCGTTTACAAGATGCGCCCTAAAAAGAAGACCCGCAAAAAGACGGGCCACCGGCAAGAGTTGACGCGTATTCTGGTAGAAAAGATTGTGGTGGGGGACCGGGAGTTTGGTGTGCCCAGCCAGGAAAAGGAAACGGTGGCGACGGCGGCTTAG